From Desulfosalsimonas propionicica, the proteins below share one genomic window:
- a CDS encoding M48 family metalloprotease: MKRIEQAIALLLTLCLLLWPAGATADAMTVKEEKELAEEFLETIHKHYLVIDDFIIHEYINDLGGRILENLPPQPFDYKFHVISQDTVNAFAGPAGNIFIFSGLFETMDTESELAGIVAHEIAHVSARHISDMIEKSKKSQILSMAGMIAGILVGLGGASAVGSALSMGSLAAGQSMILAYTRENELEADFLGRRYLLEADYDLYGLRDALRKIRDREWYGEEQVPTYLKTHPATRQRLTNLENMLMHHPEKKPSDSFAFQRTRARLKALYGQSGRAVNHFRQQLEKDPEDQAALYGLALALAESGQPESALEAIKETIARRPDDPFMAIDLGRIYFLSGKHEKAIQTLSGIDNISRYGPDGLFYLGRSHMSQGDFDKAIAVFKETNRNFPDHERTLYFLGNCYGEQNRLDQAHYYLGRYYRKTGDAENARFHFNRALDKTGSETLAEKIHKELAETKKMPEKAEASEENSPYRDFYFSGQAGAGVFETRPTSGQNGKISW; encoded by the coding sequence GTGAAACGAATCGAGCAAGCCATCGCCTTATTGCTGACATTATGCCTGCTGCTGTGGCCCGCAGGGGCCACAGCCGATGCCATGACCGTCAAGGAGGAAAAGGAACTGGCGGAAGAATTCCTTGAAACGATCCACAAGCATTACCTTGTAATCGATGATTTTATCATCCACGAGTATATCAATGACCTGGGTGGGCGCATTCTCGAAAACCTGCCGCCCCAGCCCTTTGACTACAAGTTCCATGTGATCAGCCAGGACACAGTCAATGCATTTGCCGGCCCGGCCGGAAATATCTTTATATTTTCCGGGCTGTTTGAAACCATGGACACCGAAAGTGAACTGGCCGGAATCGTGGCCCATGAAATCGCCCATGTCTCGGCCCGGCACATATCCGACATGATTGAAAAATCCAAAAAAAGCCAGATCCTGTCCATGGCCGGAATGATTGCCGGCATCCTCGTTGGCCTGGGCGGGGCTTCGGCGGTGGGCAGTGCCCTTTCCATGGGTTCGCTGGCCGCCGGCCAGAGCATGATTCTGGCCTATACCCGGGAAAACGAACTGGAAGCCGATTTTCTGGGTCGCCGGTATCTGCTCGAAGCCGATTATGACCTCTACGGACTCCGGGACGCCCTGCGCAAAATCCGTGATCGGGAATGGTATGGAGAAGAGCAGGTCCCCACTTATCTCAAAACCCATCCCGCTACCCGTCAGCGGCTGACCAACCTGGAAAACATGCTGATGCACCACCCGGAGAAAAAACCCTCTGACAGCTTTGCATTCCAGCGCACCCGCGCCCGGCTCAAAGCCCTTTACGGCCAGTCCGGCCGTGCGGTCAACCACTTCCGCCAGCAGCTTGAAAAGGATCCTGAAGATCAGGCCGCCCTATACGGCCTGGCCCTGGCGCTGGCCGAAAGCGGCCAGCCCGAATCCGCCCTGGAGGCCATAAAAGAAACAATCGCCCGGCGGCCGGATGATCCTTTCATGGCCATTGACCTGGGAAGAATCTATTTTCTTTCCGGAAAACATGAAAAAGCCATCCAAACCCTTTCCGGCATTGATAACATTTCCCGCTACGGGCCTGACGGGCTGTTTTACCTGGGCCGCAGCCACATGAGCCAGGGCGATTTTGATAAAGCCATTGCCGTCTTCAAGGAAACCAACCGGAATTTTCCGGATCATGAACGCACACTTTACTTTCTGGGCAATTGCTACGGGGAACAAAACCGTCTGGATCAGGCCCATTATTACCTGGGCCGTTATTACCGGAAAACCGGGGATGCGGAGAATGCACGATTCCATTTTAACCGGGCCCTGGACAAAACCGGAAGCGAAACCCTTGCGGAAAAAATTCACAAGGAACTGGCAGAAACAAAAAAAATGCCGGAAAAAGCGGAAGCCTCAGAGGAAAACAGCCCTTACCGGGATTTTTACTTTTCCGGGCAGGCCGGCGCCGGCGTATTTGAAACCCGGCCTACATCCGGTCAAAATGGGAAAATTTCATGGTAA